The window tctcTAATAGGCCTTTGGGAGCGCAGAGGTTCTTACGTCCCggactttttcttttacttaatttttttttaagtgaaagcaaTTCTCCCTCCCTCGTATTTGAATAAGACAGGCTGGCGTTCAGAGCGCTTACCATCCAGGGACGCACTGCTGTAAGTGCTcagattaattcatttaacctaATTCAATAAACCTGTCAGATGAAAAACTGGTTAAAAACAGTGCTTTTGGTCAGAATTTGAACCTGAGCCATTTTGGGTCTACTACAGTCGCTACTCTTAACTACAGTACCTGCTCTCTCTTCTGGGACAGGGCCCTTAAGTCAAAAACTGGGGATCTCAATTCTGTACTCTCCACCACTGGCTCCCAGAATTTTTTGTCCTGGGGGGATTTCTCTCTCGCTGGGTTGGGTTGTTCTGGTCAGAGTGTTTTGGCCTCTCTTTGAGGTAGGGGAGCTGAAGGGACTCCATTTTGGAAAGGCTCtatctctgctgtttttctgctaAGTTCCATTTACTCAAGTTCTATATTTTGCATCCGAATAAGCCAAAAAAGCTGTGTTCCCACTTCCAGGGGAAAAGGAGATAGATTTGTCTTAGACCCCCCCAAACACctgataacatttaaaaagagctGGATCCCAAACATGTTCCACGACATTAGCTTTGAACAAACCTCAGCGGATCAGTACTCCCCTACCTTCGATGATCTATAAATAACACCTTTATTCACCTGCCGCTCGCCTTCGGTCAGACCCTACCCTGGATTCCTGAAGGAACACATACGCTACACCCCTTTCCAATATAAACCCCTAACCCCAAGTGAGGAACAgactcattctcctttcctttctgagtctcccagacatTCTATCTGCTAAATGCCCACTCATGCTATTCAGTAaactctgtttttactttttctggcTCACAGAGCTGGTCCTGCAGGGCCCATCTCTGGGTCCTTGGACCCAGGCTGCCTGCATCATCTTCACCGGACTGTAAGCAACCCAAGACAAAGGGCCACTTCTGATTCTGCTCTGTGCTTAGCCCCTCCTCACCACCTGGACTCAAGGACCTTAGCGAATGTCTTAGAGAGAAGGCCTCCTTCCCTAAAATATAAGTGTCTCTGCCATACTGGaggttccttgagggcaggtTCTGGTCTCAGTCCTCACCACCTACAGGACCTACAAAACAGCAGGGCCCCGTAAATGCTGCTTTAATAGTCATTTAACAAAAAGTTTTTGAGCACTGACAGAAGGCCATTGTGGAATGGATGGAGTCTATTTCCAGGCATGTTCAACCTGTGCCACCCTAGCAGTAATTTGGAGGGATCCTGCTTGCACAGTGGCACAGATCAGAGCTTTCGTTTTCCTTTCGGTCTcatatttcctttctatttcgGTCTCATAAATAAAGACCAGTGATCCCAGCCTGAGTATCTGTCAGTGGGAAGATGCATAAGTGAGATGATGTGCATGAAAGTGTTTTGCAAATACCAAAGCACCAGCAGATACTAGTGGTGATAATATTATAACGATTATGATAGTGAATGGAGGTTGTTTGATTCCAAAGGTTTTGGAGTCATCCTTCATTAGGTCCCAGTCCCTCCAATTACTTgctctgtggccttggacaagttggTTAACCTTGAACACATCTTTCTGGGTGTCAATTTCCACCTGTTGCTCTAGGGTGGGCATTGGACATATGATCTCTAATGATCATATGATCCTTATAGTACATAATAATTATATGGTTTACCCAAGATTTTATATCTTGTGTCCTGAGTgccccctttcactctcaaaactTTCCTTGTTTGATGAActggaatttattaaaattatgaagTGTTCATCAAAAGCACCACTAAGAGAGTAAAAATGCAAGCCAAAGAGTGGGAAGAGATCTTTTCAGTAGCTATATGACAAACGACTCCTATTAAAATTGTACTGAGAACTTCTATagatcaataaggaaaagacaacGCAATTTAAAAATCGGCAAAAGACTTGAGCAGGTACTTCACAAAAGGGAATATCCACATGGCCAGAAAGTATATAAAAAGGTGCAAAAGTTCAtgattcatcagggaaatgcaagtcaaaaccacaaagagTTAGCAATCACTACACATCCACTAGCGTGgctgaaaagtaaaatattgacaataccaagtgttggggACTATGTGTAAAGAAACTGAGAACTTTCAAAGTCATCAAGAATATCAAGCTTTCAGGAACCTTCCTttagtttctcttctctttcgGTTCACTGTAAGCAGCAAGAAGAAACTAGGGAAGGTAGGAAGCTCTTCACGGGCCCTTGACATGTTCTATGTCTGATCTGGATGGAGGTTACACGATTGTGTAAAAGTGGACTGAGGATGCACGCATCTCAAAATAGTTCCCTTACACCTTCGCGTGTTAAAAAGGGTTCAGTGTGTGAGCACGTGCGCGAGCACGAGCGTTCAGGGGCTGGAAACCGATTGGTGCGCGTGCGTGACCGCCCGTGTGCGCGCGGAAGCCGGAAGCAAgggcgtgcgcgcgcgcgcgcgcggagGGGGCGGAGCAAGGCTGGGAGGCCGGAAGTTGGGCGGCAGCCCGGCCGTAGCCGGCAATGGAGGGGCTTCCAGCCGACCGTGGGCTGCCGCCCGAGGGGCCGGCGGCAGAGGAGGCCGAGCTGCAGGGAGCTGTCTGGAGCGGGGACAGCGGCAACGTGTCCCAGAGCCACAGCAGCGCCTCGGGGCCGTGGGAGGATGAGGGCCCAGAGTCGGGCGCGCCGGGCCGCGACCTGCCGCTGCTGCGCCGCGCCGCCGCGGGCTACGCCGCCTGCCTGCTGCCCGGAGCCGGCGCGCGGCCCGAGGTCGAGGCCCTGGACGCCAGCCTGGAGGACCTGCTCACCAGAGTGGACGAGTTCGTGGGTATGCTGGACATGCTGCGCGGGGACTCCTCCCACGTCGTCAGCGAGGGCGTGCCTCGCATCTACGCGAAGGCCACCGAGATGCGGCAGGTCTACAGCAAGATCGACCGCCTCGAGGCCTTCGTGGCGATGATCGGCGCCAGCGTGGCCAGGATGGAGGAGCAGGTCGCCAGGGCGGAGGCCGAGCTGGGCGCTTTCCCCAGCGCGTTCAGGAAACTGCTGCACACGATTACCGTGCCCTCCTTCTTCAGCAAGGCGCCCTCCGGCCGGCCCCAGCAGAGCGGCTACGAACCCCCCGTCCTGTTTCGGACCGAGGACCACTTTCCCTGTTGCAGCGAGAGACCTCAGATCTGAGTCCCCCGGGCAGCACTGCAAGGGCACCCTGCCTGAGATTATCTCGAGTGTTAAATCAGTTGGAAATTCTGCTGATAGACATACACGATGTTGGAGTCTGACATGTTTATATTTTGCACACTCTTATTTCCCCGTCTTAGTGATTTCACGTAAGGATGTTTGGTTTTGTGTGTCTTCCAATGCTAAGCTGAGAGCTGCTTGGTCCGGGATGGGACCGGGTtcggagaagaaaaggaaggagcttTTCTGTGCACTGTGGCAGGACTGCTATGTTTCTGGGTTTTACAGCTCAACtcacagtattattttttcaaagtgtatatattttatactctTAGGAAAAACTGCTGAGCTGTTCAGGTCTTGTCATTGTTCGATCCTAGTAGCGATTCcattttctgtagcttactttgAGGGTAGATGGTAAGTTGTTTCACGTTACATTAAACTTTTCATATCATGGGTTATACGCCGAAGGAAACGGTAGAATTTCTGAGATGGATTGATTTATCGCATCTAATTCTGAAGTTGTGTTTGAAAGTATGCCCCCACAGTCTTGGTTTGTCCACAGCAAACAAGTCTATATGTGGTTGCCAACATTtggtttataatttaaatattaataaaaagtttacattttattggaaaggcttttcttctgaaaaggacttcacatatttccttttttgtgtgatTGAAAATAGACCTGTTGCTCATGATTTTAGGGATAAGGAAAAGTGGCTTGGGAGCACCTCCTTTAGAAGGCTAATgtgaggagtgcctggctggctcagtcggttaagcgaccagttcctgattttggctcaggtcatgatctcacagttgggaagttccagccccaagtcaggctctgtgcggtcagtgcagagcctgcttgggattctctctccccctctctctctctgcccctcccacactagcacactctcgctctctcaaaataaataaacttcaaagaaaaaaaaaaaaggctgaagtgAAAAACCTTACCTGGTATTTCACAGAATTGTATGTTTCTTTCCTCTCAAAGTAAACACTTAAATCACTTGTGTGAATGAGTGGTATTAGGATTTTGTTCTTTCCccctgacagcatggaatctgaAAAATGTTTTGCCGGCCTAAGGGCTTTGATCTTGACTTGAATCTATTTTATTAATGGTCCTAGAGGGCGCTGGACCCCAGATACACATACAGCTTAGGCAgcttttgtgtcatttttcatAGATCTCAGAGGCTGGTAAAGTAGGCATATTGTCACTTAGCCAGATATCATGAAAAGGCGCTAACATAGTCTCCACCTTGGCTTTCTTCTATGTCGCACATAATACAGTTTTTTATTTAGGTAGTTCATTGATTACAAATTAAGGAACTCCTGAATTTAGAAGCCGAAAGCACCCGTGAGCTCCATTTAATATTGGGCAATTACTGGGGACTGCTGTAGTTAGTATATTCCGATGACATAGTCACTGAATCCGAAAATGTTTCTTACATAACGTCCGTGTtgctaaaatgctttttaaacttGTTAATATTAAAAGGTAGGTAGTGATTAGGGCAAATTATGAAAAAACTTAGAATAATTTTTAGGCTGAGATTTAATATCCCCAAACTCTGGAAAGCATACGTTAACAAGTGCGCTataaagtaaaactttattaGGAATATATAATGCTTAGATATTTACTTTCATTACCTACAAAAAAGTAAATTGggttgagaaaattaaaagaataaccaGTAAAAGATCACTTACTTTacgttacttaaaaaaaaaaaaaaaatactggacacaattactttaaaaaacaaaataaactttaaatattttatttaagattaaaaaaattttttttagtatttatttatcttagagcacaagtcggggaggggcatagagggggacacagaatctgaagcaggctccaggccctgagctgtcagcacagagcccgacatggggcttgaacctaggaactaggagatcatgatctgagctgaagtcagacgcttaaccgactgagccacccaggtgcccctaagattttatttttaagtaatctttacacccaacatggggcttgaacccacaaccctgagatcaaagagttgcatgctctacgactgagccagctgggcaccccaaatatagataaacttaaaaaaaaaaaacaaaaaaaaccccgcTGGTTTAGATGATAACTTACATGATCACATGTACAGCTTATCTCTAAGTGACCTTGGGTTCTGAAATTCTCTTAGTCACTTGGTGCTGTCCCTGAGGTCCTAAATAGAGATTAGTGCGTGGCCTTGTTTGGAATGGGGACTTGAAGCCGGTTTGCATAGCTTAAGACAGATACTAGGTGAAAGTCCCTGGTCTCAAGAATGGGGGTTGCGGGAGGCAGGCCCACCTCTGCCCAGGCACTGCCGCCTTCAGAccttccagccccctcctctcccaccccaaccAGCTGGAGATTTAAGGGGGACCCTTCTGGATCTTGGAAAACTGGTCCTTCCCCCTCTCAGAAGTCCAtaaaagttgggggagggggccagtTGTCATGTGGGTGACCTCTGCAGACCCATCTCTGCTGCTGGGTCTGGAGCTCTCCTGCTTTCCAGAATAAACAGGGATGGGGTTTAAGAACGCTTGAGAGGGGCACCCCGCCAACCACACCGGAGTCGAGATGTTCTTCACTTCCACACCTGCTTACAGAACACAATGAGCGCTCAGTGTCCCGGAGTCCAAATGACATCCGCTTAGTTCCAAGGGCAGCCTCAGGCGTCCAGAAGTCAGCTTACGAACACACATAAAATTGGGTACTAATGAGCTGGTAAGCAGCTTGTGGCTTCTTTTCCTCTAGCCAGAACTTGAGGAATACGAGCCTTGGACCGAGGAGGGGGATCCGTCATGGGTATAAAAGCGTAGCCCCAgggcaccccggtggctcagtcaaacagccgactttggctcaggtcgtgatctcgcagttgagtttgggccccacgtcgggctctgtgctgacagctaggagcctggagcccgcttcggattctgtgtctccctctctctctgcatctgccCCACTCGCGCTcttgtccctctcaaaaataaataaacattaaaaaaaattaaaaaataaaagtgcagcCCCGTGTGAACCTGCTCACTGTATGATCTAGGACAGGCCCccaaagggccagacagtaagaACCGCAAGGCCTCATGGCCTCACCTACTCGCTCTCCCCTTGAGCAGAAGCAGCCATGGACCACAttgtatatgtgctgctgaagcgagcacacCACGGACCACATTGTAGACACATGGGCAGGCGGTctgcaaataaaactttatatatatataaacacaagtATTTCTTGAAACAAAAGACCTAAGAGGGGCAAACTACTAATGGTCTgggattttaagattttaaaccTATCTCGGTTAAACTGCCCTCAGAAGGGGCAGCATGGGTAGATGAAAAGCATTAGTTCATAAGggtttttgtttcccctgccagtgaaagcaaataagaaaaatgggCTCAGGACAACAGACAGGGAAGCCAGGTCACCAGCTGGCCTTGGATGTGAGACCCAGTCCCAAACGGCTGGAACCCAGCTTGGGTCTTCTCTGCTGCAAGACCCACTTTCTTTACCAGGAACGAAGCTTCGCAGACTCACGGCACTGTCTTCTAATGAATTTGGCTTAAGATGATCTGCTGTCAGAAGTGAGGGCTGACATCTAATTCATCAGTATGACTGCAGGCAGCACCCGCGACACGTCCCAAATGCACCCTCTCCGTCCATCCCAAGGCTACCCCAACTCAGCCACTCGGTGGTCTCTTAAGTGGTTTCCTGCTTCCCCCGTCCCCTCTCCAAGCCCCTCTCCACAGAGTACGCAGCAGCCAAAACTGTCTCTAAAAACCACGGGCCAGATATATTGGGCTTTGCCTAAAACCGTCATTAGCGTCTCATGACCTTGgaataaaatctgaattctgTTCTCTGGCCTGTCCTACCCTACAGGGTCTGGCTCCCACCCCATCAGTGACCTTGTCTTGGGCCTCTCTTCCCTTGCTCACCCCCCTCCAGCTTCACCTTGACCCTGAAAGATACCCACCGTGTGCCCTTCAAGGCGCTTATCACAGTTGTGTCTGTGTCACTCTGGggtctgcctcccccacctccggGCAGGCATGGGCTCTGTCAGTCCCGCTGGGCCTCCGCTGTGCTGTCGGCAGGTGACCTGTCACACTCAGCTGTTGAGCGAATGACTGTCAGGCTGGCAGAGCAAAGGAACGGCCAGAC is drawn from Panthera leo isolate Ple1 chromosome B1, P.leo_Ple1_pat1.1, whole genome shotgun sequence and contains these coding sequences:
- the BLOC1S4 gene encoding biogenesis of lysosome-related organelles complex 1 subunit 4, producing MEGLPADRGLPPEGPAAEEAELQGAVWSGDSGNVSQSHSSASGPWEDEGPESGAPGRDLPLLRRAAAGYAACLLPGAGARPEVEALDASLEDLLTRVDEFVGMLDMLRGDSSHVVSEGVPRIYAKATEMRQVYSKIDRLEAFVAMIGASVARMEEQVARAEAELGAFPSAFRKLLHTITVPSFFSKAPSGRPQQSGYEPPVLFRTEDHFPCCSERPQI